Proteins encoded together in one Nitrospira sp. window:
- a CDS encoding alpha/beta hydrolase yields MGFLDQFFVYYPEPWQNRDWARVSGLPLEEVWFQAADGVRLFGWYVEAAADRPVMLWCHGNAGNISHRLENLKLLYQLGLSVFLFDYRGYGRSQAVRPGERGLYDDAYGAYDYLTRTRNIRPERIVLFGRSLGTTVAGELAVQRPSSALILESCFPSIEAVAKFHYGGLPIHWLLGAEHRLIDRLPQLSLPKLVIHGDKDELIPIQLGRQVFDAAKPPKEWYVIQGADHNNTYLVGGGAYFRRMGEFIKKAVAK; encoded by the coding sequence GTGGGCTTCCTCGATCAATTCTTTGTCTACTATCCTGAACCCTGGCAAAACCGAGACTGGGCAAGAGTCAGTGGATTGCCTCTGGAAGAGGTCTGGTTTCAGGCTGCTGATGGAGTTCGTTTGTTCGGATGGTATGTCGAAGCAGCGGCGGATCGTCCCGTCATGCTCTGGTGCCATGGCAATGCGGGAAACATCAGTCACCGCCTGGAAAATCTCAAGCTGCTGTACCAACTAGGACTGTCAGTGTTCTTATTCGACTATCGAGGATATGGAAGGAGCCAGGCGGTCAGACCAGGTGAGAGGGGACTCTACGACGATGCCTATGGGGCCTATGACTATCTCACGCGCACGAGAAACATTCGCCCAGAACGGATTGTGCTCTTCGGCCGATCTCTTGGAACAACAGTAGCCGGTGAATTGGCCGTGCAACGACCGTCCTCAGCGCTGATCCTTGAATCGTGTTTCCCCTCCATCGAAGCGGTGGCCAAATTTCACTACGGTGGGTTGCCTATCCACTGGCTTCTTGGAGCGGAACATCGATTGATCGACCGCCTCCCTCAGCTGTCCCTCCCCAAGCTGGTCATCCATGGGGACAAGGATGAGCTCATTCCGATCCAACTAGGACGCCAGGTCTTCGACGCAGCCAAACCGCCAAAGGAATGGTATGTGATTCAGGGTGCCGACCATAACAATACCTATCTAGTCGGCGGCGGAGCCTATTTCCGACGGATGGGAGAATTTATCAAAAAAGCGGTTGCGAAATGA
- a CDS encoding type II toxin-antitoxin system HicA family toxin, with translation MNKRKLLVKALTGSKNLRFTEAVRLAEAFGFRLSRVRGGHHVFIHPALRELVNLQEVSGKAKPYQVRQLLDLVERYNLELNSEQEP, from the coding sequence ATGAACAAACGAAAACTCCTTGTGAAAGCCCTCACCGGCTCCAAGAACCTTCGATTCACTGAAGCGGTACGACTGGCAGAAGCCTTTGGATTTCGACTCTCACGAGTACGGGGTGGTCACCACGTCTTTATCCACCCAGCCCTGCGTGAATTGGTCAATCTTCAGGAAGTCAGCGGCAAGGCCAAACCTTACCAAGTCCGACAGTTGCTTGATTTGGTAGAGAGGTATAATCTAGAACTTAATAGCGAGCAGGAGCCATGA
- a CDS encoding type II toxin-antitoxin system HicB family antitoxin yields the protein MKDYHINIFYSEADKGYIADIPDLEACSAYGKTPADALKQAQLAKKVWLEAARASGKPIPKPRYRPVIYQTGS from the coding sequence ATGAAGGACTATCACATCAATATCTTCTATAGTGAAGCAGACAAAGGCTACATCGCGGATATTCCTGATCTCGAAGCCTGTTCTGCCTACGGAAAAACTCCGGCCGATGCCTTGAAACAAGCTCAACTGGCCAAGAAAGTCTGGCTGGAAGCCGCTCGTGCGTCCGGCAAGCCTATCCCTAAACCGCGTTATCGACCAGTCATCTATCAAACTGGCTCATAA
- a CDS encoding SDR family oxidoreductase: MDQQVALITGGAKGIGRGIALDLAAKQWKIAICYRTSEAEAQRTTQEITARGGEALALRCDVSDPIAAKNLVSQVEQKWGRIDVLINGAGPYHRINLFDETVEGWNEMFSGNLHPIFYLAQAVAPGMKARKSGRIISFSMANADQMEAQPDVTGHYIAKASVLILTRTLAKLLAPYGITVNAVSPGFIDSGSAPPQELAAMVKRIPAGYIGTIDDTVAAVRYLLSDDARYVNGANIQISGAWGI, encoded by the coding sequence ATGGATCAACAAGTCGCGCTTATCACCGGAGGAGCAAAAGGCATCGGGCGAGGAATCGCCCTTGATCTCGCGGCGAAACAGTGGAAGATTGCGATCTGTTATCGAACGAGCGAGGCAGAGGCACAGCGGACCACCCAAGAGATTACGGCACGAGGGGGAGAGGCGCTGGCTCTCCGCTGCGATGTTTCTGATCCAATTGCAGCCAAGAATCTGGTTTCGCAGGTAGAACAGAAGTGGGGACGGATCGATGTCCTGATCAATGGGGCCGGACCTTATCATCGCATCAATCTGTTCGATGAAACCGTCGAAGGCTGGAACGAGATGTTTTCGGGTAACCTTCACCCCATCTTTTATTTGGCCCAGGCTGTGGCACCGGGTATGAAAGCACGCAAATCCGGCCGTATCATCAGCTTCAGCATGGCCAACGCCGATCAAATGGAGGCCCAGCCGGACGTGACCGGCCACTATATTGCCAAGGCCAGCGTCCTCATCTTGACGCGGACATTGGCGAAGTTGCTGGCGCCCTACGGCATCACCGTCAATGCCGTTTCCCCAGGCTTCATCGACTCAGGCAGCGCGCCGCCGCAAGAACTCGCGGCTATGGTCAAACGTATTCCTGCCGGCTATATCGGAACGATCGACGATACGGTCGCAGCCGTCCGATATCTCCTCAGCGATGACGCTCGATACGTCAACGGCGCCAACATTCAAATCAGCGGAGCGTGGGGGATATAG
- a CDS encoding DUF4105 domain-containing protein: protein MVAPLSSAAQEADQELYSKQLIHQAEGARLADHREWQLLLHYRKNLFGGYESEQDDPGFFLSPKGKTDPAAELAATLAQFFSADLVGRSKQSAQCAFVARYHWLKEQLRFDPARLPPMACERFDRWYKDFEVQSISLIFPSAFLNNPASMFGHTLFRVDQAGQTEQTRILAYTINYAADVPPNAGIAYPIRGIFGSYKGYFSTIPYYLKVQQYRDIENRDIWEYRLNLTENQIRRFLMHAWELGNAYFDYFFFKENCSYHILALLDYANPELHMTDEFIGWTVPADTIRLVVSKPGLVSDITYRPSRSTVIKRKREALSAEERDLANRMTQDIEELSSPAFTGLLPAKQAFLLDLASDYLRYRIETANSPKPEWKERNRVVLATRSQLRIPSKDFLVRPFAKQPELGHKMHRVSIGGGWRNNDTFEEATFRGGYHDLLDPEVGYTPDAQIELASITVRHYNRADQTRVERATLLNLLSLSPIDSVFHAPSWKLNLGMNTIRHNECRLCSNGIFSGGIGGAKELRLLNREVLFAFAETEVSVSKAYDEMHRIGGGGTVGILADMTERWKIMATGSYLKFPLGDKSDDFRWYVGSRFTLVQNWAVRLEYNHRDRDNDVLFSVQAYF, encoded by the coding sequence CTGGTCGCTCCTCTTTCCTCTGCGGCACAGGAAGCTGATCAAGAGCTTTATTCCAAACAGCTCATCCACCAGGCTGAAGGAGCCCGGCTCGCAGACCATCGTGAATGGCAGCTGTTATTGCACTATCGGAAGAATCTCTTTGGTGGCTACGAGAGCGAGCAGGACGATCCTGGTTTTTTCTTATCGCCCAAAGGAAAGACGGATCCTGCCGCTGAGCTTGCGGCGACACTTGCGCAATTCTTTTCCGCTGATCTGGTTGGTCGCTCAAAGCAGTCTGCACAATGTGCGTTCGTTGCACGGTACCACTGGCTCAAGGAACAATTGCGGTTTGACCCGGCTCGACTCCCACCGATGGCTTGTGAGCGGTTTGATCGATGGTACAAAGATTTTGAGGTGCAATCGATCTCCCTGATCTTCCCGTCAGCTTTTCTGAACAATCCGGCGTCCATGTTCGGCCATACCCTGTTTCGTGTTGATCAGGCCGGACAAACGGAACAAACGCGGATCCTTGCCTATACAATAAACTACGCGGCAGACGTCCCTCCCAACGCTGGTATTGCCTATCCGATACGAGGCATTTTCGGCAGTTACAAAGGATACTTTTCGACGATCCCTTATTATCTTAAGGTTCAGCAATATCGAGACATCGAAAACCGTGATATCTGGGAATATAGGCTGAATCTCACGGAAAACCAAATACGGCGCTTCCTGATGCATGCGTGGGAACTGGGAAACGCCTACTTTGACTATTTTTTCTTCAAGGAGAATTGTTCGTATCATATTCTCGCGCTCTTGGACTATGCCAACCCTGAATTACACATGACCGATGAGTTCATAGGGTGGACTGTTCCGGCCGATACGATTCGATTGGTCGTGTCAAAACCTGGCCTGGTGTCTGATATCACCTATCGGCCATCTCGTAGTACTGTAATCAAACGGAAGCGTGAAGCATTGTCTGCGGAGGAACGAGATCTGGCGAATCGGATGACACAGGATATTGAGGAGCTGAGCTCACCGGCATTCACGGGATTACTCCCTGCCAAACAAGCCTTTCTGCTCGATTTAGCATCAGACTATCTGCGCTATCGGATTGAGACGGCCAATTCTCCAAAGCCGGAATGGAAGGAACGGAACAGAGTTGTGTTGGCTACTCGCAGTCAGCTCCGCATCCCATCCAAGGACTTCTTGGTGCGCCCTTTTGCGAAGCAGCCTGAACTTGGACATAAGATGCACCGAGTTTCGATCGGAGGAGGTTGGCGTAATAACGACACCTTTGAAGAAGCGACCTTTCGCGGCGGTTATCATGACTTGCTCGATCCGGAGGTTGGGTATACGCCGGACGCGCAGATTGAACTGGCTTCGATTACGGTGCGGCACTACAATCGAGCAGATCAGACCAGGGTAGAACGGGCGACGTTGCTCAACCTTCTCTCCCTTTCCCCGATCGATTCCGTTTTTCACGCCCCCTCCTGGAAGCTCAACCTTGGGATGAATACCATCCGGCATAACGAGTGTCGGCTCTGCAGCAACGGCATCTTCAGCGGCGGGATCGGAGGGGCAAAAGAATTGCGATTGCTCAATCGTGAAGTCTTGTTTGCTTTTGCGGAAACCGAAGTAAGCGTCAGCAAGGCCTATGATGAAATGCATCGAATCGGCGGAGGCGGAACAGTCGGCATACTGGCTGATATGACCGAGCGTTGGAAAATTATGGCAACGGGGTCATATCTAAAATTTCCCTTGGGTGACAAGTCAGACGATTTTCGGTGGTACGTCGGATCACGATTCACGCTGGTGCAGAATTGGGCGGTCAGGCTGGAATACAACCATCGTGATCGGGATAATGATGTCCTCTTCAGCGTCCAGGCCTATTTTTGA
- a CDS encoding TIGR04282 family arsenosugar biosynthesis glycosyltransferase, producing the protein MPTPRPQHSASSTALVIFAKAPIPGQVKTRLCPPLTPDEAATLHGSFVLDTLERTKLAATTLKLPVERHLACAPSATHVFFKIMEERHGIKIFDQVGDDLGTRMARAFEQMFARGYRRVLIVGTDVPTLPLDRFKQTLALFEGHDLVLGPALDGGYYLIGLKQLVPELFTDIPWSTEQVLALTKEKAATLGLKTALLDPWRDVDTVGDLQALIEANVADTKNPKNDRVFSNRTAGVLQLLAKRLGSKA; encoded by the coding sequence GTGCCGACTCCTCGCCCTCAGCATTCCGCATCCAGCACTGCCCTCGTGATCTTCGCCAAAGCGCCGATACCGGGCCAGGTGAAGACGCGTCTCTGCCCACCTTTGACACCGGACGAAGCCGCGACGCTCCATGGCAGTTTTGTCCTCGACACATTGGAGCGAACCAAACTCGCCGCGACAACACTCAAATTACCGGTCGAGCGGCACTTGGCTTGTGCACCGTCCGCCACGCATGTGTTCTTCAAGATCATGGAAGAGCGGCACGGCATAAAGATCTTTGACCAAGTCGGCGATGACCTGGGAACAAGAATGGCTCGTGCATTTGAGCAGATGTTCGCCCGCGGATACCGGCGTGTCCTGATCGTTGGAACCGATGTCCCGACTCTTCCTCTCGATCGATTTAAACAAACCCTCGCTCTGTTCGAAGGCCATGATCTGGTTCTTGGTCCCGCTCTAGACGGAGGCTACTACCTCATCGGTCTCAAACAGCTAGTCCCAGAACTCTTCACCGACATTCCATGGTCCACCGAGCAGGTCCTCGCTTTGACGAAAGAGAAAGCGGCAACGCTTGGACTGAAGACTGCGCTGCTTGATCCTTGGCGGGATGTGGATACGGTCGGCGATTTGCAAGCACTCATTGAAGCAAATGTCGCCGACACCAAAAACCCTAAAAATGATCGGGTATTTTCGAACCGGACTGCCGGTGTGCTGCAATTGCTCGCCAAACGACTTGGTTCGAAGGCATAA
- a CDS encoding TIGR04283 family arsenosugar biosynthesis glycosyltransferase, translated as MTISVIIPTLNEEQALGQTLASLPSSLALETIIVDGGSSDRTLPIASAFCTETSNAHIVGTSTGRARQMNEGAKISRGDILLFLHADTQVPDDASRIIESALQDPAIVGGRFDVRFDTDSGWGRIISALMNWRSRTSGIATGDQGIFVRRHIFEQLGGFADIPLMEDIEFSRRLKQTGSTAALRQTVTTSFRRWEQQGPLRTILLMWTLRFLYWAGVNPHQLTRFYHTVR; from the coding sequence ATGACGATCTCCGTCATCATTCCGACGCTGAACGAAGAACAGGCCCTTGGGCAGACACTGGCCAGCCTTCCATCGTCTCTCGCTCTTGAAACCATCATTGTTGATGGAGGGAGCAGCGATCGCACTCTTCCGATTGCGAGTGCCTTTTGCACTGAAACGTCCAACGCTCACATCGTAGGAACGTCGACTGGACGAGCCCGACAGATGAACGAGGGAGCAAAGATCAGCCGTGGAGACATTCTCCTGTTCTTGCATGCCGACACACAGGTGCCAGATGATGCCTCTCGGATCATTGAATCTGCCCTCCAGGACCCGGCTATCGTGGGAGGCCGATTCGATGTCCGATTCGACACTGACTCCGGTTGGGGACGTATCATCAGCGCGCTCATGAACTGGCGCTCACGTACGAGCGGCATCGCCACGGGAGATCAAGGGATCTTTGTCCGTCGCCACATCTTTGAGCAACTTGGAGGCTTTGCGGACATCCCACTGATGGAAGATATTGAGTTCAGCCGAAGACTCAAACAGACCGGATCGACTGCGGCACTTCGCCAAACAGTCACCACCTCATTCCGACGATGGGAACAGCAAGGCCCACTTCGGACCATCCTCCTGATGTGGACCCTACGATTCCTCTATTGGGCAGGCGTTAATCCACATCAGCTTACACGCTTCTACCATACCGTGAGGTGA